The following are encoded together in the Glycine soja cultivar W05 chromosome 5, ASM419377v2, whole genome shotgun sequence genome:
- the LOC114413390 gene encoding uncharacterized protein LOC114413390 isoform X1 has product MMRRTNANDARADNNTLDTINAAAFAIASAQNRVSQPSTQKKRWGSWLGKIGCFGYKKTRKRIGHAVLVPEPTTNGADPAAAASSIQAPSITLPFVAPPSSPASFFQSEPPSTAQSPIGKVSHTCVSASIYSPGGPASIFAIGPYAHETQLVSPPVFSASSTAPFTPPPESVHMTTPSSPEVPFAQLLDPNNKNSETFQRFQISHYDFQSYQFHPGSPVGQLISPRSAISVSGTSSPLPDSEFNATFAHILDFQRADPPKLLNLDNKLSSCENQKSNHGSGSLTPDAARSTTQSGFLSNHWVSEIKMSPHPSNNRLNEISINHRVSFELSAQKVLKSLENKPAASAWTNVLPKLKNDAPTTDKEEKSEESALDDKQVVSEAHNDQPLETTLGGDKATTVHEKDQSLTLSSAKEFNFDNADGGDSLAPNIVADWWANEKVAGKEREASKDWSFFPMIQPGVS; this is encoded by the exons ATGATGCGAAGAACTAATGCCAATGATGCCAGAGCTGATAACAACACTTTGGATACTATAAACGCTGCTGCTTTTGCCATAGCCTCTGCCCAGAACCGCGTTTCTCAACCTTCTACCCAG AAGAAAAGATGGGGAAGCTGgttgggcaaaattgggtgttttGGATATAAAAAAACCCGAAAGCGCATTGGGCATGCTGTCCTAGTTCCAGAACCAACCACCAATGGAGCTGATCCTGCTGCAGCTGCTAGTTCAATTCAAGCACCTAGTATAACGCTTCCTTTCGTAGCACCTCCCTCATCTCCTGCATCTTTCTTTCAATCAGAACCTCCATCAACTGCACAGTCACCAATTGGGAAAGTATCTCACACTTGTGTGTCTGCCAGCATCTACTCTCCTGGTGGCCCCGCCTCAATCTTTGCCATTGGACCTTATGCCCATGAAACCCAATTAGTCTCACCACCTGTTTTCTCGGCATCATCCACTGCTCCTTTCACTCCACCTCCTGAATCCGTCCACATGACTACACCTTCCTCGCCCGAGGTTCCATTTGCTCAGCTACTTGACCCCAACAATAAGAACAGTGAAACCTTTCAGAGGTTCCAAATATCTCACTATGACTTCCAATCCTATCAGTTTCATCCTGGAAGCCCTGTTGGTCAACTCATATCACCAAGATCTGCCATCTCAGTTTCCGGCACCTCATCGCCACTCCCTGACTCTGAATTTAATGCCACTTTCGCCCATATCCTTGATTTCCAAAGAGCAGACCCTCCCAAGCTTCTCAACTTAGATAATAAACTGTCTTCTTGTGAAAACCAGAAGTCAAATCATGGTTCCGGGTCTCTGACCCCAGATGCTGCAAGGTCCACAACTCAATCTGGTTTTCTATCAAATCATTGGGTTTCTGAGATCAAAATGTCCCCACATCCTAGCAATAATCGCCTCAATGAGATTAGTATAAATCATAGAGTTTCATTTGAATTATCCGCTCAAAAAGTGTTGAAATCTCTGGAAAACAAGCCAGCAGCATCAGCGTGGACTAATGTCCtgccaaaattgaaaaatgatgctCCAACAAcagacaaagaagaaaaatcagaaGAAAGTGCGCTTGATGACAAACAAGTAGTTTCTGAAGCTCACAATGATCAACCACTGGAAACCACTTTGGGTGGAGATAAGGCAACAACAGTTCATGAGAAGGATCAGTCCTTAACTCTTTCTTCCGCTAAagaattcaattttgataatGCAGATGGAGGAGATTCTCTTGCTCCCAATATAGTTGCTGACTGGTGGGCTAATGAGAAAGTTGCAGGGAAGGAGAGAGAGGCATCCAAGGATTGGTCCTTTTTCCCAATGATTCAACCTGGTGTCAGCTAA
- the LOC114413390 gene encoding uncharacterized protein LOC114413390 isoform X2 — translation MYDLYVIHWKKGCSRCKNYCKKRWGSWLGKIGCFGYKKTRKRIGHAVLVPEPTTNGADPAAAASSIQAPSITLPFVAPPSSPASFFQSEPPSTAQSPIGKVSHTCVSASIYSPGGPASIFAIGPYAHETQLVSPPVFSASSTAPFTPPPESVHMTTPSSPEVPFAQLLDPNNKNSETFQRFQISHYDFQSYQFHPGSPVGQLISPRSAISVSGTSSPLPDSEFNATFAHILDFQRADPPKLLNLDNKLSSCENQKSNHGSGSLTPDAARSTTQSGFLSNHWVSEIKMSPHPSNNRLNEISINHRVSFELSAQKVLKSLENKPAASAWTNVLPKLKNDAPTTDKEEKSEESALDDKQVVSEAHNDQPLETTLGGDKATTVHEKDQSLTLSSAKEFNFDNADGGDSLAPNIVADWWANEKVAGKEREASKDWSFFPMIQPGVS, via the exons ATGTATGACCTTTATGTGATTCACTGGAAGAAGGGATGTTCAAGGTGTAAAAACTACTGT AAGAAAAGATGGGGAAGCTGgttgggcaaaattgggtgttttGGATATAAAAAAACCCGAAAGCGCATTGGGCATGCTGTCCTAGTTCCAGAACCAACCACCAATGGAGCTGATCCTGCTGCAGCTGCTAGTTCAATTCAAGCACCTAGTATAACGCTTCCTTTCGTAGCACCTCCCTCATCTCCTGCATCTTTCTTTCAATCAGAACCTCCATCAACTGCACAGTCACCAATTGGGAAAGTATCTCACACTTGTGTGTCTGCCAGCATCTACTCTCCTGGTGGCCCCGCCTCAATCTTTGCCATTGGACCTTATGCCCATGAAACCCAATTAGTCTCACCACCTGTTTTCTCGGCATCATCCACTGCTCCTTTCACTCCACCTCCTGAATCCGTCCACATGACTACACCTTCCTCGCCCGAGGTTCCATTTGCTCAGCTACTTGACCCCAACAATAAGAACAGTGAAACCTTTCAGAGGTTCCAAATATCTCACTATGACTTCCAATCCTATCAGTTTCATCCTGGAAGCCCTGTTGGTCAACTCATATCACCAAGATCTGCCATCTCAGTTTCCGGCACCTCATCGCCACTCCCTGACTCTGAATTTAATGCCACTTTCGCCCATATCCTTGATTTCCAAAGAGCAGACCCTCCCAAGCTTCTCAACTTAGATAATAAACTGTCTTCTTGTGAAAACCAGAAGTCAAATCATGGTTCCGGGTCTCTGACCCCAGATGCTGCAAGGTCCACAACTCAATCTGGTTTTCTATCAAATCATTGGGTTTCTGAGATCAAAATGTCCCCACATCCTAGCAATAATCGCCTCAATGAGATTAGTATAAATCATAGAGTTTCATTTGAATTATCCGCTCAAAAAGTGTTGAAATCTCTGGAAAACAAGCCAGCAGCATCAGCGTGGACTAATGTCCtgccaaaattgaaaaatgatgctCCAACAAcagacaaagaagaaaaatcagaaGAAAGTGCGCTTGATGACAAACAAGTAGTTTCTGAAGCTCACAATGATCAACCACTGGAAACCACTTTGGGTGGAGATAAGGCAACAACAGTTCATGAGAAGGATCAGTCCTTAACTCTTTCTTCCGCTAAagaattcaattttgataatGCAGATGGAGGAGATTCTCTTGCTCCCAATATAGTTGCTGACTGGTGGGCTAATGAGAAAGTTGCAGGGAAGGAGAGAGAGGCATCCAAGGATTGGTCCTTTTTCCCAATGATTCAACCTGGTGTCAGCTAA